ACCCGATGTTAGTGGGACCAGCCGACCGAGCGGCGCTCGGATGGCCGCCGCGCAGCTCCTGCCGCGACCCGCTACGCCACGGCCGGTTGTCGTCGACGCCGGTTTCTCGCGGCGGCCGCCGATGCCGATGCCGATGATGACGACCGCCAGACGTGCGCGCGCGTGCTGCGCGAACACCGCGGCAAGCTCTGACGCTGGCGCCGGTGTTACGAACCCCTCGCTCCGGACCGACCAAGGGGCATCGACAGAAGCCGACAAACCGCCACGGTGGCCGACGATCTTGCTAACGCCATTGCTAACAGCACCCGTGGACAGGCCTGGACGGTAGCGCATTCGGACGGACCGCCGGTCGGCGTCGCCCCAGGTCGTGGACAAATCTGGACGCTGTAGTTCTAGAAATTGACTTCTTGTAATCGAGCGGTTCCCGGTTCGAGTCCGGGCGTCGGCTCTCCGTGTCGGCTCCCGTGTCAAACGCGTCAGCGGGCAGAGTTGCAACCAGGGTGACGCCTGCCTCGGCGCGTCGCGCCTCAGGCGTCGCAACTCTGCCCGTGAGCGCTAGGGCTTCCACTTGACGGAGTCCACTCGCGATGAGCGGGAGGCCGAGCGCATCCGGCCGGCGCTCGGGGGATGTCCCGGTGTCCAAGGTGACCCCGGGGTCCTCGAGGAGTTCTACGCCGACCTGCGTCGCTGCCGCGACCGATGCAGGCCGACGACGCAACCTGCCGGGCACGTCTGCCGCCGTACGCCGGGGGCACCATCCGTGGGGCAGTGCCGCCGGAGCCGTCGCGTGTATTCAGGAGACGGGTCGCCAGTCATTGTTGCCCGAGTGGTCGCCCGCCAGCCATCGTGTCAGATCACGGTGGGCGTTCTCCCGACGGACCGCGTCGATCTCGTCTGCCTTGGGATGGTCGACCGTGAATTCCAGGAGCAGGCCGTTCGGATCGCTGAAATACATCGACTTGCAGTAACCGTGGTCCATCGTCATCGTCTCGAGCCCCGCAGCCTCGGCCCGCTCGCGGATCCCGGCTTGGCCTTCCGCGGTGACGAGAAGGGCAACATGGCGGAACAAGGAGTGGGACGGCGGCGGGGCGAACTGCTCGGAGAACTCGCGGTTGGCGAACTGGAAGAATGCCAAGCAGCCTCCCTCTTCGAGCCCGTACATGGTGTGGCAGAACTCCTGCTCCTCTCCGCCCATGAGGTGCTCGACCTCGGTCCAGGTGGCGACGAGGGGGAGCCCCACGATGTCCTCGTAGAACCTTCGGGTCGCCTCCTGATCCGTCGTCACGAAGGCGTGATGGTGCAACCGGGCCGGGGGCGAGGTGGCGGTGCCCGACGTCGTGGGGGAGTCGAAGATTGCGGTGACGGTCATCGGTTCCTCCGGTGTGGGTCGGGGGCGTCCCAGAAATCTCCCCCGACCGACGGTCAAGCGGCATCGGGCGAAACCCCTATCGGCACCCCCAATTACGGGAGTGTCAGGAACGGGGTGTGAGTCTGGCCGCCATCGCGGCGGCCTCGGCTCGGCTGCGTACGCCGAGCTTGGCGAGCACGGCGCTCACGTGGTGCTCGGCCGTCTTGGCCGAAATGTACAGACGTGCTCCGATCTCGGAGTTCGTGAGGCCCTGACCCAATAGCTCCAGCACTTCTCGTTCCCGCCCGCTCAACATCGAAGTGGCGGCGTCGGGGCGGCGTAGGCGGCGCCGGTCGCCCAGGCTGCGAAGCACGGCCGCCGCCTCGTCCGCGTCGCGGACGGCTCCGAGGCGTTCGAAGACGGCCAGCGCCGCCCGCCCCTCGCTCACCGCGCGGGTGATCTCGGCGGCTTGCGACCAGGCCCGGGCTCGGGCCAGATGCATCTGGCCGGCCAGTAGCGGGCGATCGCCGTTGGATGTCGCCTCTTGCATCTGGCCGAGCAGTTCGAGGGCGCTCCCGGTTTCGCCTTTCCTCGTCGCTACCTTCGCCGCGGCGAGGGCGGCCTCGGCGTTCAGCAGCGGCCACTCGGCCTCCCGTGCCATGGCATTCAGCTGTGCGACGGTGTCGACGGCGGCGTCGAGATCGTCCCGGGCCAGGTCGACGTCCACCGACAGGGCCAGTAGCGGCGCGGACCGGACCCGATCGCCGACGAGCTCGCCGAGGCCTCGCTCGATCACCGCCGCGGCCAGCTCGACCCTGCCCTGCACCAGGTGCAGCCGGGCCAGCGGAGCGCAGCAGTCCACGCAGTCCTCGAAGGGGCCGAGCAGTTCCTCGGCCTCTGCGACGCGACCCTGCCGGAGCCGCAGTTCCGCCAGGCGGGCGGAGGTCTCCACGCGGTGGTTCATCGCCCGGGAGGCATCCGGGGAGAGCGCGTCGAGCAGCGCCTGCTCGGCCTCGGACCAGCGTCCGAGGGTGGACAGGACGGACCCGTAGACCGCACGGCAGTGCGTTTGCATGATGCGGGGACGCCACTCACGCCGTTCGATGAAGCGGGACCACTCGCTGGTCCATTCCTGCGCACGGTGCAGGTCGCCGGAGCGGTCGCACGCCGAGAACATGGCGCAGAAGCATTTGCCGATCGCCGCGAGATCGTCGATCTCGCCGCTCGTCACGGCGGCCATCGCCTCGTCGAGTCGGGCGAACCCGCGGGCGAGGTGGCCCTTGATCACCAACGCGAAGCCGGACTCGGCCAGCGCACGGACTTCGAGGACCGGATCGGCGAACTCGACCGCCAGCGACAGCGCGAGCTCCGCCGCGGCCTCCAGCGCTTCGACGTCGGGCCAGTCGCAGCCCAGGATCCCCAGTGCCAGGTAACCCTCCTCGACGCAGTGGCCGACCTGGCCGAGCAGGCGCAGCCCCCGGTCGATCCAGCCGCGCGCCACGGCCCGACTTCCCCACGCAGCGACGTGCAGCCCGGCAAGGTCACCCGCGACTCGCACGGCGTACCGCAGATCCCCACCGCTGCGAAGCTCGCGGAACGCGACCTCCCAGTGGCCCCGGGCGCCCTCGAAGTCGTCATCTGCAAAGCACCGTCCGCCCAGCCGGACGTGGTCCGTGGCCGACAGGACGCCGCCGGTTCCCACGACCGTGGCTCGGGCTGCGGCGGCCCGTCCGTCACCTGGTGCCCCAGGTGAACCGAGCCCTGAGCCCGACCCCTCCCGCGAGGTGCTCACGCGCGTGATTCTGTCAATTCCGGACCGATTTGTATTGTGCTCAGCGCTGGCGAGGGCATCGCACCCGTAACAGATGTGGCCTGCCACTGTTCTCCTGGCCCGTCTCGCGCTCGCCATCGACCTGCGCGGCCAAGGTCTCGGTGCCGTCCTGGTTGCCGAGGAGATGGCCCTCATCGTCGAGGCCACCCGAACCCTCGCCGCCGCTGATCGAGTCGGTCCTGGCGCCGATCCACTCCCAGCTTCCGCCCACGGGGAGCAGGACGCCCGAGGGCTGATCCGGATGCCGGATCACCCCGACCAGCACCGTCACCGAGTACGCCACTGGGCTGTCCCCGACAGGTCCCGGGTCGAGATCACCGCCGGGCATGACGGGAACGTGTGGTTCACCGAGAACGACGGCAAGCGGATCGCCCGCGTCAACTAGACCCCGCAGTCTCGCGAGGCCCCTCGGCCGACGCCACGCGGGCTCCGCCCAAATCCGCCGTTTTCGGGCGCAGCACGGCAGGCGCGACTTACCCTCAAGAAGCTCGCCGTGGCGGGCAGGCTGAGAGACGGTGCGATGGGCAGCCAGTTTGTGCGGAGTTCGACCGTCCGACGAGTCGGGCTGATGTGGCTCGTGGTCGCGCTGGTCGGCGCTTTCACCATGAGCGCGGCGCCCGCGGTGCGACCGCAGGCCGGCGCAGCGGTGGGCGGCATGTTCTCAGTGGTGCCTCCTCCGGAGCGGACTCCGGCCGCCACGTCGAACGGCTCGGCGATCGCCGAGGCCGGCGGCGCCTCCGAGGTCATGACAGCCGGAAGTCAATTCACCGACCGTTCGGGCCACCAGGTGCTGCTGAAGTCCATCTTCTGGGACGGCTTCAACGACAAGGGCATGATGGCTCAGGGGCTGGACCGGCAGCCACTGCCGCGCCTGGCCGAGGAGTTGAAGCGCGAGGGCTTCAACTCCGTGCGCATGCCGTTCTCGAACTACATGTTGCACGAGGAGCACCGCACCACCGACGCAGCAGTTCGGAAGCGCAATCCGCAGTTGGCCGGCCTCATTCCTCGCGCGGCGTTCTATCGAGTGGTGAGCATGCTCACGTCGGCTGGTCTCTACGTGATTCTCGACAACCACCAGACCAGGCCGACGTCCTACAACATGAACGAAGGCCAGTGGTTCACCCCGGACTACGACGAGAGCAAGTGGCTCAGCGACTGGGATTACGTCTCATACTTGTTCGACGCAAATCCGCGAGTCATCGGATACGAGTTCCGGAACGAGGTCCGCAGCAACAAGGTCGATCACACCGAACCGACTTGGGGTGACGGCGGGAAGTACGACTGGCGGCGGGCACAGATCGCGGCGGCGACGACGGTCTGGCGCCGGAACCCGGCAAAGATTGCCTTCATCAGCGGTATCGACTACGACTCGTCGCTGCGTGCGCTCGCCACGTATCCGATAACCGCCAAGGACTTCCCGGAGTTGCACGGAAAGCCGTACCTGGCCTACAGCGTGCACACTTTCGCCTGGTTCCACCCGCACGACACCGACGGCGTTGCTTCGGTCACCAGCCCGATGCTCCTGGCGCTCGACGCGGCCGCGCAACGACAGGTGTACGTCCAGGATTTCGGATTCATCGCTTCGTCGGATGCGCCTTACACTGCACCGATCTGGTTGAGCGAATTCGGTGTGCCGGTGTCGAGCCCTGACAGCTGGTCCGCGACTTTCCGAGTCCTGGTCTCCTACCTGGCCGATCATAAATTCAGCTTCGGCTACTACACGATCTCTAGCTGGTACCCGAAAGAACCGCGATACCTCGCGTACTGCTACGACAAGGCGTCCACGTGGCAGAATGAACCCGGTTACGCCGCCCGCTGCAACACCTATGGGCTCCTCAACCGGGATTGGTCGGCCTTCGTCGACGACTGGCGGCTAGACACATTGCGGACACTGTTGAACGAACGGTGAGCTAGGCCGCCGGACAGGCAACGCGTGCAGGCCGACCTCCGTCCAAACGCACCAGCGGGCAGAGTTGCAACAGTGGTCAGGGGCCCCCGAAGAGCGCGCGGCGAACGGTCGCTCCTATCGGCCCAGCTGCGCGCCGAACACCCCGCCGGGGCCGATCGTGGTAACCAGGTGCCCGTCCCGAAGCAGCTCGATGGAACCGTCGACCACCCCGAACATATGCGTGCCCTGGTCATGCTCACGGAAGAGCGTCTCGCCCTCGCGGAGCTCGATGGTCTCCTTCGCGTTCGCGAACAGACTGCGCCCTGCGCTCAACCTGCTCACCTCCTGGTCGACCGGGCGTACCCAGTGCGACCGGTCCGGGTATGCCCGCCGCAACCGCTGGAACGGGAACTGACGATGAACAGTTCCCGAATGACGATCCACCTCCGGGACCGGCGTCGAGAGGCTTCGGCGCGGCTCCCGGGCAAGCCGGAGGCCGGCTGCTAGCAAGGAACGTGGGGATCGCGTCGCGCGAGAGCAGACCGAGGGGATTTCGGTGCGCACGGTTGGGGCTGTGCGCGGCGCTCGTTGTCGCTGCCTCGGCGAGCACGGGGGCCGTTGCAGCAACGACGTACACGACCACCGATCTGACGGGCCTCGGAAGCACTCCGACCAGGGTTGCGGTGGACCCGGCGACCGCAACCGTCTACGTGACCGACCTCGGTAGCAACGACGTGTCGGTCATCAACGAGACCGGCAATGCCGTCACCGGCACAATCCCGGTCGGCAGCGGACCGAACGGGATCGCGGTGGACCCGACCGCTCACATGCTCTACGTCGCCAACGGCGGCGAGAACACCGTCTCGGTCGTCGACGAGACGGCGGACGACGTCACCGCCACAATCCCGGTCGGTGCCATGCCGCTGGAGATCGCGGTCGATCCCACCTTGCGGACTGCCTACGTGGCCGACTTCGGTTCCGCCGAGGTCTCCGTGATCGACGAGACCAGTCGCACCGTGACGGCTACCGTCCCGGTCGGTGACGAGCCGATCGGGGTCGCCGTGGACCCCACGACGCACACCGTCTACGTGACCAACAGCGGTGGCGCGACCGACGCTCCGGGCGGCAACACCGTGTCGGTGATCGACGAGACCACCAACACCGTCACCGCGACCGTCCCGGTCGACACCAACCCGCAATCGGCCGCCGTCGACCCGACCAGGCACGTCGTCTACGTGACCAACGCCGGCCAGACCGCCCCCGGCGGCAACGACGTCTCGGTCATCGACGAGAGCACGAACACGGTCACCGCAACCGTCGCGGTGGGAACCGCGCCGGCCCATGTGGCGGTGGATCCGGTCGTCGGCACCGCTTACGTGACGGACAACGGCAGCAACGACGTCTCGGTCATCGACGAGACCACCAACACGGTCACCGCGACCGTCCCGGTCGGCGCCCACCCGGTGGGCGTTGCGGTCGACCCGACGACCCACAACGCCTACGTCGCGGACCAAGGCGGCGGCGCGACCGAGATCACCCGGTCGGTACCCACATCCGGGATACCTTCGATCTCCCGTCCAGCGCCCACCCGCCACGGCCATGCCGGCAGTGGCGACCCGAACCCGAACACCAACCCGAGCGGCGTGCTGGGCTCGGACAACTCCACCGGCGTCGCGGCGACCGCCGACAGTGGCCGGCCGACCGTGACGACGGTGTGCTCGGGCGCGTGTGCCCTCGCCGCGACCACCGAGGGCGAGAAGGTCGTGGTCGCCGCGACCGACACCGTCGTGGGCGCGCCGAAGGCCCGCGCGGCTTACGTCCGTGGGTCGACCGGCCCCGTCTTCTTCCTCACTGTCAACGGTGGTGGAGCGCGACCGCGCTGCCCCGGGTACCGGGACCTGGACCACGACTGGGTGCAGTTCGGGTTCCGGTCCGGCGCCGGCAGCACGTTCGAGAAGAACGCCACCATGACCTCGACCCACCCGACGTCCCGAAACGCGGCCGAATCGAGGCTCGCTGTCGAACAGGTGTGCTTCGAGGCGCCCTACCGGTTCGTCACCCGCCCCGGCTTCGCGTCGGCAAGGCACGGGAAGGTCTTCGGCGGAGTGCTCCCTGACTGCGACCGGGTGATCGCGGCCGCAGCGCGTGTCCGTCTCGCCACGCCATGTGTGACGTCCCGTCAGGCAGCGCGGGTGGGCGGGGGATGGGCTGTCCGGTTGGTTTTCTGGATCCCGCCCAATCGTCAGGATCCGAAGGCATTGGGCTGACCGGACCAGTCCGTCCCGCGGCCCCACCGAAGGCTGCGGAACACCTCGGTGACGGCCGAGCCCCCCGGGATCGTGAGCCCCGCCCCGGGCGTCCCGAAGTTGTTCAGCAGGCGACGGCTGACCGAGAAGTCAGCGCAGCGGTGGCTGCGCCGGCCCCCACCGGCGATGTCAGCCAATGCGCCCATACGGGCACGCATCCGGAAAGCCTCGCCCAGAACGACCACAACCATGACGTGCAGAAAGACGTCCCGGCCTTCCCCGTTGAATCGAGACCTGTCAATATAGATATCAGCCGATATAGACACTTCTCGATGGAGGCTCGGTGGAGGTACCGGAGTGCTGCTCCCCGATGGTGCGGGAGCCACTGAGCGCGGCCGCGGCCGCGGATTGGGCCGCGGTGTTCAAGGCGCTGGGCGATCCCGTGCGCCTGCGGCTGTTCTCGCTGATCGCCTCGCACGCCGACGGCGAGGCGTGCGTGTGCGACCTGGCTGGGGAGTTCGACGTCGGGCAGCCGACGATCAGCCACCACCTGAAGGTGTTGCGCGAGGCCGGATTGCTGACCTCGGAGCGGCGCGCCAGCTGGGTCTACTACCGGGTGGTCCCGCAGGTGTTGTCGGCCCTGAACGGGCTCCTGGCCGTTTCCGGCGGCCGCACCGAAGCCTGCCGATGACGGTCTCGCTGTCGCGGCGGGTGCTGGCCGAGTTCGTCGGTACGGCCCTGCTCGTGGCGGTGGTCGTGGGTTCCGGGATCGCCGCGAGCCGGCTCTCGCCGAACCAGATCGGCCTGGAACTGCTGGAGAATTCGCTGGTCACGGCACTCGGGCTGGCGACTCTGATCCTGGCCTTCGGGCCGGTGTCCGGGGCCCACTTCAACCCGGTGGTCTCGGCCGCGGACTGGTTCGTCGGCCGCCGCGCCGACTCCGGGCTGACCCCGACCGAGGTTGTCGCATATTCGGCCGGACAGATTGCCGGAGCGATTGGCGGGGCGATCCTGGCCGACGGCATGTTCGGTGTCGCCCTGGTCAAGTTCTCCGGCCACGACCGCTCGGACCAGCACCTGCTGCTCGGCGAGGTCGTCGCCACCGGTGGCCTGGTGTTCCTGATCTTCGCCGTGGTGAATTCCGGTCGCGCCGCGGTGGCCGCACCGGCGGTCGGCGCCTACATCGGTGCGGCGTACTGGTTCACCTCCTCGACGTCGTTCGCCAACCCGGCGGTGACGGTGGGCCGCGCGTTCACCGACACCTTCGCCGGGATCCAGCCTTCGTCGGTGCCGGGTTTCGTCTGTGCGCAGATCGTCGGGGCCGCCGTCGGCGTGGGTCTGCTGTTCGCGCTCTACCCGATGCCCGAACGCGGGGCCGACCAGGTCGTCGTACCCCACCAGGAACTCACTGCCGCCAATTCCACCGTCGCTGAACCGGGGAGCATCCGATGATCGCGAAGCCGTCGGTCCTGTTCGTGTGCGTGCACAATGCGGGACGTTCGCAGATGGCGGCGGGTTGGCTGATCCACCTGGCCGGCGACCGCGTCGAGGTGCGCTCGGCTGGTTCTGCCCCGCGGGAGGCGGTCAACCGAGCGGCGGTGGAGGCCATGCGGGAGGTCGGCATCGACATCGCCACCGCCCAGCCGAAGGTGCTCACCAACGAAGCGGTGCAGGCCTCCGACGTCGTGGTGACCATGGGCTGCGGCGACGCCTGCCCGATCTTCCCCGGAAAGCGTTACGAGGACTGGGAACTCACCGACCCGGCCGGGCAACCGATCGAGGTCGTGCGCGAGGTCCGCGACCAGACCCGCGTCCACGTCGAGAAGCTCATCGAGGAACTGGCCCCCGGCGACCCGGCGACCGCGGGCAGTCGCTGCTGACGGCGATCCGCCCGTTTCGAGGAGGACAACTCATGGCGACCGCCTCCGACGACGAGGTCCGTGAGCAGGTTCGCGAGCGCTACGCCACCGCGGCCGTCCGCGCCGCTGCGGGGGCGCCCAACCGTGAGGTGCTCGCGGTCGAGGACGGCTGCTGCGGCGTGAGCCCAACTGCTTGCTGCGAATCGGCCTCCACCGATACGTCGGCGTTCGGGTCCGCGCTCTACGACTCGGACGAGCAGTCGGTGCCTGCACAGGCGTTGGCTGCCAGCCTCGGCTGCGGGAACCCCACGGCCGTCTCCGAATTGCGGCCCGGCGAGACCGTGCTCGATCTGGGTTCCGGCGGTGGCATCGACGTGCTGCTGTCGGCGCGCCGCGTCGGGCCCACTGGCTTCGCCTACGGCGTCGACATGACCGACGAGATGCTCGACCTGGCCCGGGCCAACGCGGCGAAGGCCGGCGCGACCAACGTCGAGTTCCGCAAGGGCAACATCGAGGACCTGCCGCTGCCCGACGCCGGCGTCGACGTGGTCATCTCGAACTGCGTGGTCAACCTGTCGACCGACAAGCGCGCGGTTCTCTCCGAGGTCTTCCGTGTCCTACGACCCGGCGGACGCATCGGGATCAGCGACGTCGTCGCCGACGATCATCTCGACCGGGCTGCTCGCGCCGAACGTGGCTCCTACGTCGGGTGCATCGCCGGCGCGTTGTCCCGAGCCGAGTACCTCGAGATGCTGTGCGCCGCCGGATTCACCGACAGCACGGTCACCTTCACCCATCAGGTCGCCGAAGGCATGCACGCCGCGACAATCCGCGCCTTCCGCCGCTGACCGAACGGCTCCAGGGCAGGGACATACCGGGACATTCCGGGCCGGAAGTCACCGGTTCGGCGCCCAGTTGCCGGCGCGAAGCAGATCCGAAGACAGCGCACAGGATTGCTGAACAGGTCCTTAGTGGCCCGGGCTGCACTCTTTCCAACAGAGCGGCGAAAGGCCGTCGGGGGAAGAACTGGCTCGGAGGCACGGAATGCGCGGCAGCACGCACAAAATCCTGGCACGGACAGACGGTCGGCGCCGGACGTCGATGGTCACCAGAACCACCGCTCTCGGCTCGACCTTGGTCGCCGTGGTCCTGGGCATGGGCCTGCCCGGACACACCTCGGCGTCCACCGCCGCGCCCTCGGCCGGCTCGTCCGCCGGGACGGCCGGCCTCTCGGCCGGTTCCACCAGCTCCCGTTCGACACTGCGTGCGCCGACCACCACGCCCACGTCGACGACGAAGCGGGCGCACGTGCGTTCCGGTGGGTCATGACCAGCCTGGTTCGCCCGGCCCGAGCCTCGTTCGAAGCGCTGGGCACGACCGCCGAGGTCCTGGTGGACCGTCCGGAGCTGGTGGACGCGGCGGCCACGACGCTGCGCGAGTGGTTGTTCGAGGTCGACCTCGCGTGCAGCCGGTTCCGGGCCGACTCCGAGATCTCGCGGCTGCACCTGATGCCCGGTCGGACGGTTCGGGTGAGCCGGGTCCTCGCCGAGGCGATCGAGGTCGCCCTGTGGGCCGCGCAGGCCACCGACGGGTTGGTGGATCCGACGGTCGGCGAGGCCGTGTCCGCGCTGGGTTACGACCGCGACTTCGCCGCTGTGGAACCTGACGCACCGTCAGCGGCGGGGGCGCCGGTGCCGGCGGCGGGCTGGTGGCGGGTGGGCTTCGAGGCCGACAAGGGTCTGGTGTGCCTGCCGCGTGGCGTGGTCCTGGATCTGGGTGCCACGGCCAAGGCGTGGTCCGCGGACCGGGCGGCGCAGCGCATCCATGCCGACCTCGGCTGCTCGGTGCTGGTGTCCCTGGGCGGGGACATCGCGGTGGCCGGGCGGGCCCCGGACGAGGGCTGGGCGGTGGCGGTGGGGGAGGACCATCGCGGCGCCCATCAGGACGCGGACTCGGTCGTGTCAATCCGGGAAGGCGGGCTGGCCACGTCCAGCACCACCTGCCGCCGATGGCGTCGCGCCGGTCTGACGCACCATCACATCGTCGACCCGCGTACCGGTGCCTCCGCTGAACCGGTCTGGCGGGCGGTCAGCGTCGCCGCGGCGACGTGCGCGGACGCCAACGCGGCGGCCACCGCCGCGGTCGTTCTCGGTGCCGCGGCCCCGCAGTGGTTGGCCGCGCGCGGCTTGCCCGCCCGACTGGTCGGGGCCGACTCGATCGTTCGGACGCAAGGCTGGCCCGCCGATGCGGGCCCGGCGGGGATCGAGTTCGTGGTGGGGGAAGCGTGAACAACCAAGCTCTCTGGTACGCCAGTCGGGCGACCGGACTGGTCTCGTTGGTGCTGTTGACGACGGTGCTGGTGCTGGGCGCATTGCACCGGTCGCGGCTGGCCTCGGCGCGCTGGCCCAGGTTCGTGGTCGGCGACGTCCACCGGAACCTGTCGCTGCTGTCGGTCATCTTCATCGCCGTCCATGTGGTGACGGCGGAGCTGGATCCGTATGTACACCTGGGATGGACGGCGGCGGTGATCCCGTTCGTCTCGCCCTACGAGCCGATGTGGGTCGGTCTCGGGGCGGTCGCCTTCGATCTGCTCATCGCGCTGGTCGCCTCGAGCCTGCTGCGCGGGATCATCCCGGCCCGGGCCTGGCGCAGTCTTCACTACTCCGCTTACGGCTGCTGGCCGATCGCGGTGGTGCACGGCTTCGGCGTCGGCGGCGCGGACTCGCGATTGAACCCGGTGCGGATCCTCGACCTGGCCTGCATCGCCGCGGTCCTGGCCGCGGTGGCCTGGCGGATCCGGGCCCGTCATCCCGATGAGATCGTCCGGATCCCGTCCCGTGCGACGAGTGGGGGCGGACGATGAGTGAGGGCCTGCAGACCCAGCAGAGCACCAGTCGGCTGCTGGCGGGTTGGCTGAGCGGACGAAGCGGCAACAGTTTTGCCGAGCACCTGGACCGGCACGGCCCGGTGTACCTGCCGAGGAACCGGGACGAGGGCAATCGCCTGATCGCCGAGGTGGAGGCGGCTGGGTTGCGCGGCCGGGGTGGCGCGGGCTTCCCCACGGCGGTGAAGCTTCGCGCGGTCGCTTCCGGTCGAGGCCCTGCCGCGGTCCTGGCCAACGGTTGCGAGGGCGAACCGGCCAGCGGGAAGGACGGCGCCCTGCTGTCGCTGGAGCCGCACCTGATCATCGACGGTGCGCAGGTGGCCGCGGCCGCCGTCGGCGCCGACCGCATCCACCTCTGCGTCCACCGCGGCAGCCCCGCGGCGGCGACCCTGCGCGCAGCGCTGCTGCAACGCAGCAGCACCGGGCCGCAGATCCGGGTGACCGAGGTCCCCGGCCGGTACGTCGCCAGCGAGGAATCCGCTCTGGTGCGGTTCATCAACACCGGCGAGGCTCGCCCCACCGCCAAGCCGCCGCGGCCGTTCGAGCGCGGTGTCGCCGGTCGCTCGACGCTGATCGACAACGTGGAGACCCTCGCCCACCTGGCCCTGATCACCCGCCACGGAGCGGACTGGTTCCGCGCCGTCGGCACGGCAGACTCGCCCGGCACCACCCTGGTCACCCTGAGCGCAGGGGTGGAGCGGCCGGGGGTCTACGAGACGCAACTCGGCGCCTCGATCCGCGACGTGCTCAGGCTCGGCGGCGGATCGGTCGCAGCCCTGCAGGCTGTGCTGGTCGGCGGGTACGCCGGAGCGTGGCTCCAGTTACCTGACGCCACGTCAGTTCCCTTGAGCCACGAGGGCCTGCGGGCGGCGGGCGGCACTCTCGGGGTGGCCGCGCTGATCGGGTTGCCCATCGGTGCCTGCGGCGTGGTCGAGACCGCGCTGATCCTGCGCTACCTGGCTGGGGAGTCGGCACGTCAGTGCGGGCCGTGCATGTTCGGGCTGCCCGCGGTCGCCGCGGACTTCGTCGAACTGGCCCGGGGCACTGCCCGCGCCGAGACGTTGGACCGTCTCCGATCGCGGTTGGGCGTCATTCCCGGCCGTGGGGCCTGCAGCCATCCGGACGGGGCCGCGCGCCTGGCCGCCAGTGCGTTGCGGGTCTTCGCCGACGACGTCCAAGCCCATGCCTCGGGCCATCCCTGTGCCGGGGCGAGTCAGCCGTCGGTGGTGGCCCCACCGGCCGCGACAACCAACCCCGATTGGACGTGAGTCGCCGATGAGCCTGTCGTTGCGCGGAGCCGAGCAGATCCTGCGGATCAACCGGATCGAGTGCCACGGCCACGGGATGTGCGCCGAGTTGCTGCCGGAACTGATCACGCTGGACGAGTGGGGCTACCCGATCATCGAACCGGGCCCGGTGCCGGCCGAGTTGGCCTCGCACGCCCGAGCAGCGGTGACGGCATGCCCCACCCTCGCCCTGCGCCTGGCGCGCCCCTAGCTAGCCTCGAAATTGCAGGTGTCTGGCGGGCTGACTGGTTGGGACGGCTTCGCGATGGTGTGGTCGCCGGGGCGTGATCGGTCCCCGGCGCTGTGCCGGTTCTCCGTTCCTCGGTCGCTGTGGACAGTGACGGTAAGTCAG
This region of Sporichthyaceae bacterium genomic DNA includes:
- a CDS encoding LuxR C-terminal-related transcriptional regulator, with the translated sequence MSTSREGSGSGLGSPGAPGDGRAAAARATVVGTGGVLSATDHVRLGGRCFADDDFEGARGHWEVAFRELRSGGDLRYAVRVAGDLAGLHVAAWGSRAVARGWIDRGLRLLGQVGHCVEEGYLALGILGCDWPDVEALEAAAELALSLAVEFADPVLEVRALAESGFALVIKGHLARGFARLDEAMAAVTSGEIDDLAAIGKCFCAMFSACDRSGDLHRAQEWTSEWSRFIERREWRPRIMQTHCRAVYGSVLSTLGRWSEAEQALLDALSPDASRAMNHRVETSARLAELRLRQGRVAEAEELLGPFEDCVDCCAPLARLHLVQGRVELAAAVIERGLGELVGDRVRSAPLLALSVDVDLARDDLDAAVDTVAQLNAMAREAEWPLLNAEAALAAAKVATRKGETGSALELLGQMQEATSNGDRPLLAGQMHLARARAWSQAAEITRAVSEGRAALAVFERLGAVRDADEAAAVLRSLGDRRRLRRPDAATSMLSGREREVLELLGQGLTNSEIGARLYISAKTAEHHVSAVLAKLGVRSRAEAAAMAARLTPRS
- a CDS encoding VOC family protein, with the protein product MTVTAIFDSPTTSGTATSPPARLHHHAFVTTDQEATRRFYEDIVGLPLVATWTEVEHLMGGEEQEFCHTMYGLEEGGCLAFFQFANREFSEQFAPPPSHSLFRHVALLVTAEGQAGIRERAEAAGLETMTMDHGYCKSMYFSDPNGLLLEFTVDHPKADEIDAVRRENAHRDLTRWLAGDHSGNNDWRPVS
- a CDS encoding YncE family protein translates to MDPATATVYVTDLGSNDVSVINETGNAVTGTIPVGSGPNGIAVDPTAHMLYVANGGENTVSVVDETADDVTATIPVGAMPLEIAVDPTLRTAYVADFGSAEVSVIDETSRTVTATVPVGDEPIGVAVDPTTHTVYVTNSGGATDAPGGNTVSVIDETTNTVTATVPVDTNPQSAAVDPTRHVVYVTNAGQTAPGGNDVSVIDESTNTVTATVAVGTAPAHVAVDPVVGTAYVTDNGSNDVSVIDETTNTVTATVPVGAHPVGVAVDPTTHNAYVADQGGGATEITRSVPTSGIPSISRPAPTRHGHAGSGDPNPNTNPSGVLGSDNSTGVAATADSGRPTVTTVCSGACALAATTEGEKVVVAATDTVVGAPKARAAYVRGSTGPVFFLTVNGGGARPRCPGYRDLDHDWVQFGFRSGAGSTFEKNATMTSTHPTSRNAAESRLAVEQVCFEAPYRFVTRPGFASARHGKVFGGVLPDCDRVIAAAARVRLATPCVTSRQAARVGGGWAVRLVFWIPPNRQDPKALG
- a CDS encoding cellulase family glycosylhydrolase translates to MWLVVALVGAFTMSAAPAVRPQAGAAVGGMFSVVPPPERTPAATSNGSAIAEAGGASEVMTAGSQFTDRSGHQVLLKSIFWDGFNDKGMMAQGLDRQPLPRLAEELKREGFNSVRMPFSNYMLHEEHRTTDAAVRKRNPQLAGLIPRAAFYRVVSMLTSAGLYVILDNHQTRPTSYNMNEGQWFTPDYDESKWLSDWDYVSYLFDANPRVIGYEFRNEVRSNKVDHTEPTWGDGGKYDWRRAQIAAATTVWRRNPAKIAFISGIDYDSSLRALATYPITAKDFPELHGKPYLAYSVHTFAWFHPHDTDGVASVTSPMLLALDAAAQRQVYVQDFGFIASSDAPYTAPIWLSEFGVPVSSPDSWSATFRVLVSYLADHKFSFGYYTISSWYPKEPRYLAYCYDKASTWQNEPGYAARCNTYGLLNRDWSAFVDDWRLDTLRTLLNER
- a CDS encoding cyclic nucleotide-binding domain-containing protein gives rise to the protein MSAGRSLFANAKETIELREGETLFREHDQGTHMFGVVDGSIELLRDGHLVTTIGPGGVFGAQLGR
- a CDS encoding metalloregulator ArsR/SmtB family transcription factor; the protein is MEVPECCSPMVREPLSAAAAADWAAVFKALGDPVRLRLFSLIASHADGEACVCDLAGEFDVGQPTISHHLKVLREAGLLTSERRASWVYYRVVPQVLSALNGLLAVSGGRTEACR